From Pirellulales bacterium:
AAGCCGATAACTCGCCCCACACGGCTCATTGACACGTAAATGCCGTTTGGGAAGATGGGTTTTCCAGCGAAATGGCGCAGTCCAGCCCCACGCGCTAGCGCTACGGAGTCATACCAAAATGTCGCGCACGACCGTCACGGAACCGAAGCGGCCGACATCTAGCGCCACCAGCGCCAACCAAGGCACTGCCGAACCGCAGGCCGAGCTGGGCTATGTGCCCGATCCCTCGCGGCTGCCCCCGCCCGAAGGCGTCGCCGGTCTCAAGATTCTGTGGCCCTATGTGATCGGGATCGGCGGCATGCACTTGCTGCTGCCGCTGGCCTTCTTCCCCTACTTCTTCAGTTGGACGGGGGTCGTGCTGGCCCTGCTGGGGCTCTATGTCTTTGGCACGCTCGGCATCAACCTCTGCTACCACCGACTGCTCACACACCGCAGCTTCGAATGCCCGCGCTGGCTCGAGCGCACCTTCGCCATCCTGGGCGTCTGCTGTCTGCAGGATGCTCCGGGCCGCTGGGTGGTCGTTCACCGCTTGCACCACCAGCATTCCGATGAACGCCCCGATCCGCACAGCCCCCTGGTGAACTTTCTCTGGGGCCACGTCGGCTGGCTGCTGGTGGCCAATCGCGACGTCAACAACATGAACACCTACGAAAAATACGGCCGCGACATCTTTCGCGATCCGTTCTACATGGGCATCGAACGCAATCTGAACTGGTTGTGGATCTACGTCGCCCACGTGGGCGTCTTCTATCTCGGTGGCTTTTTCGCGGGCTGGGCCATGACGGGCGATTGGCTGGCTGGCGTCCAGTTCGGATTGAGCCTGGTGGTCTGGGGCGTCATCGTGCGCACGGTGGCCGTGTGGCACATCACCTGGAGCGTCAACTCGGTGACCCATCTGTGGGGCTACCGCAATTACGAGACGGACGAAAACAGCAAGAACAACTGGTTCGTGGGCCTGGTGAGCAACGGCGAGGGGTGGCACAACAACCATCACGCCGAGCAGCGCGCCGCGGCGCACGGACATCGCTGGTGGGAGTTCGACGTCACCTACCTCACGATCTGGCTCCTCGAGCGAGTCGGGCTTGCCCAGGAAGTGGTCCTGCCGCGATCCTGGTCGGCCGGGAAGAAGTCTTGACTAGTGGGTAGTGACTATTGGGCAGCGGCACAGGCCGCCGGCCTGTGCGTAGGTCAGGTACGCCGTACCTGACAATGTTTGGCGCGGCCAACTCGATCGATTGTCAGGTACGGAGTACCTGACCTACAAGAATCTGACGCTTCGCATTTCGATAACCGGTTTTCGCAACGCTTCAAATCTCCTATGCGCGAACGCCCTTCGGTCGTCATCACCGGCGTCGGCATAGTGAGTCCGCTCGGCATCGGCCGCGAGCGTTTCTGGCAATCGATCGTCTCGGGCCGCAGCGGCGTGGCCCTGGTCAAGGCGTTCGACTCGATCCATCTGCCCGCGCGCATCGCGGCCGAAGTGCGTGACTTCGAGCCCAAGGAATTCGTTCGCCCACGCAAATCGCTTAAGGTGATGGCCCGCGACTCGCAGTTTGCCGTGGCGTGTTCGGACCTGGCCCTGGCCGATGCCGGCATCGCGGCCGGGCAACTCGACCCCGATCGCTTCGGGGTCGTGCTGGGCGCGGACCGCCTGCGCAACGAGCTGACCGAGTCGGCCCCCACCTACCATGCCTGTGCCCCCGAGGGCACGTTCGAATACGAGCGCTGGGCCACCGACGGATTCTCGGCGATGTATCCGCTGGGATTCCTCAAAGTGCTGCCCAACATGCCGGCCTGTCATATCTCGATCCTGCACGATGCCCGCGGCGCCAACAACACGTTGCACCAGGGAGAACTCTCCACGTTTCTGGCCGTGGCCGAGGCGCAGCGACTCATCGAACGTGGCGGCGCCGACGTCGTCATCACGGGGGGCGTGAGCTCGCGCATGCACCCCATCGATTATGTGCGCCGCTGCCTCACGCTCGAGATGTCGCACCGCAACGATCGACCGGAACTGGCCTCCCGCCCCTTCGACCGCGAGCGCGATGGTCAGGTGTTCGGCGAAGGGGGGGCCGTCTTCGTGCTCGAAAGCGAGGACCACGCCGAGGCCCGACGCGCGAAGATCCTGGGCCGAGTGCTTGGCTACGGCGGCGCCTGCGAACCCCTGCCCCCCGCCGGCCCAATCACCGGCGTCGCGATTGCCCAGGCGATCCGCGCGACCCTGGCCGACGCAAGGATCAGCCCTGCCGAGTTGGGACACGTCAGCGCGCACGGCCTTAGCACGCGGCACGACGATCGTGTCGAAGCGGTGGCGATTCACGAAACGCTGGGGGACGTGCCCGTCTTGGCGCCGAAGAGCTACTTCGGCAACCTCGGCGCGGCGGCCGGGGCCGTCGAATTGGCCGTGAACCTGTTGGCGCTCGAGGCCGGGGTCGTGCCCCCCACGTTGAACGTCGAGTGCGTCGCTCCCGAGTGCCCGATCGACGTCGTGCGACACCGCTCCCTCGCGGGACGACCGGCCACCGCACTGCTCCTCAGTCACACGGCCGAAGGTCAATCGGCCGGCCTGCTCCTCGCCGGCGCGTAGGCCAGGTACTCCGTACCTGACAACATTTGACGTGGCCAACTCGAACAAGTGTCAGGTACGCGCGTACCTGACCTGCTTCTACTTCATCA
This genomic window contains:
- a CDS encoding fatty acid desaturase, with protein sequence MSRTTVTEPKRPTSSATSANQGTAEPQAELGYVPDPSRLPPPEGVAGLKILWPYVIGIGGMHLLLPLAFFPYFFSWTGVVLALLGLYVFGTLGINLCYHRLLTHRSFECPRWLERTFAILGVCCLQDAPGRWVVVHRLHHQHSDERPDPHSPLVNFLWGHVGWLLVANRDVNNMNTYEKYGRDIFRDPFYMGIERNLNWLWIYVAHVGVFYLGGFFAGWAMTGDWLAGVQFGLSLVVWGVIVRTVAVWHITWSVNSVTHLWGYRNYETDENSKNNWFVGLVSNGEGWHNNHHAEQRAAAHGHRWWEFDVTYLTIWLLERVGLAQEVVLPRSWSAGKKS
- a CDS encoding beta-ketoacyl-[acyl-carrier-protein] synthase family protein, producing the protein MRERPSVVITGVGIVSPLGIGRERFWQSIVSGRSGVALVKAFDSIHLPARIAAEVRDFEPKEFVRPRKSLKVMARDSQFAVACSDLALADAGIAAGQLDPDRFGVVLGADRLRNELTESAPTYHACAPEGTFEYERWATDGFSAMYPLGFLKVLPNMPACHISILHDARGANNTLHQGELSTFLAVAEAQRLIERGGADVVITGGVSSRMHPIDYVRRCLTLEMSHRNDRPELASRPFDRERDGQVFGEGGAVFVLESEDHAEARRAKILGRVLGYGGACEPLPPAGPITGVAIAQAIRATLADARISPAELGHVSAHGLSTRHDDRVEAVAIHETLGDVPVLAPKSYFGNLGAAAGAVELAVNLLALEAGVVPPTLNVECVAPECPIDVVRHRSLAGRPATALLLSHTAEGQSAGLLLAGA